A region from the Medicago truncatula cultivar Jemalong A17 chromosome 6, MtrunA17r5.0-ANR, whole genome shotgun sequence genome encodes:
- the LOC120576135 gene encoding non-specific lipid transfer protein GPI-anchored 10 gives MASLIHSNLVSLFCHIFLLLIISYPPNILSQQPTSSSPTIAPCTSSLLPLFPCMPFVQGAVSTPATGCCSNLEQLYSQEPHCLCFLFNNTTFTSFPINRTLALQIPTFCNLHVDNSVCPGVKMHVPPSSSPDSQVSFQTRNNSTVAASPLFSVPPRPSIIGFGLGRSEAINLNAKNGIIVIMAITIFMFI, from the exons ATGGCTTCTCTTATTCATAGCAATCTAGTTTCTCTCTTCTGTCACATTTTTCTCTTGTTGATAATTTCTTATCCACCCAACATACTTTCCCAGCAACCAACCTCCTCAAGCCCTACAATAGCTCCATGCACATCAAGCCTCCTTCCTCTCTTTCCCTGCATGCCGTTCGTGCAAGGCGCGGTTAGCACTCCGGCCACCGGCTGTTGTAGCAACCTTGAGCAACTCTATAGCCAAGAGCCACACTGTCTTTGCTTCTTGTTTAACAACACTACTTTTACCTCTTTCCCCATCAATAGGACACTTGCTCTACAGATCCCAACTTTTTGTAACCTTCATGTTGATAATTCAGTTTGTCCAG GTGTGAAAATGCATGTGCCTCCTTCATCTTCACCAGATTCTCAAGTTTCTTTTCAGACAAGGAACAACTCTACTGTTGCTG CTTCTCCACTATTTTCAGTGCCACCAAGACCAAGCATCATTGGATTTGGATTAGGAAGAAGTGAAGCTATTAACTTGAATGCAAAGAATGGAATAATTGTTATCATGGCTATAACAATATTCATGTTCATATGA